TTCTTGCTGGATTGACTGCAGCCATGAAGGTGATCCTGAGGGCATGGGTAGAGCCTGATATTTTGTTTGGTTATATTTTTTCCATGAGATTATTTTATTAGAAAGATCCACGGCAAGGATACATTTAGCCAGTTCGGCTACTCTAAATTCATGGTCGACGGCAGCTGATGTCATAGCTGAGCACATTCTCACCAGGGTTTCTCATTAGGCAAATTGCTCTACACACTGCTGTATgatatattgtattaatttatttatgtctgtatgcaattgtatatttatttttgttgtcatttattttattctattttttcgtTTCTtactgtgtggttttttttgttttttcttttttatcttttACAATTGTGTCTGTTCTTTGTTgttatgctaatgttaaaacaataaaaaattgttcacaaaaaaatgaaaaaagttttaaaatgggCAGAAATGTGAAGCGttgacaaaatacaaaacagttgaATTTACAGAGCTATATTACCCAATACAGAAGAGAGCTACACAGGATGACTTTAAccagagatgtgtgtgtgtgtgtgtgtgtgtgtgtgtgtgtgcagtaaaaAGACTAACGTGTGTGTAAAAAATGACATAGTTCATAAAGAACTGTAAGTACTTCTTAATGATAAACCCACCAAAAAATAATAACGGGAGACCATTTATACATTAAGTGAATATTTAAAAccattatttcttatttattttacacagctggaGTTACTGGGTTAAAGATGACCTTGTGGTTTTGGTCTGTCTTGGCAATGCTGGAGGGTTTAAGCTTCTGCTGAAGGAAAGGAACACAAAGTTTTCTTAAGTACAGGCTGAAGGATTATCAACTGAacaaaacacatgtatttacaaatgtatttttatcgcTAACACTTTCAGATCATGTGTTTATGCTGAAATGCACAGTATCATAAATGTCCATGCAAAGCTTATTTAGTTTAAAGCCTTAAAAGGGcaacaataaataaaagaagTCCTGACTATTGGTAGTCATATTTTAGACAATGTCCAACTTTGtcacagtgtatttattaaaatgaaaaacagttttaaaataaaatgctacaaaCCTTGGCTGTGCATATTTTTGTGTGAACCTGGCAACTGAGGCAATTGCTGCAAAGTCATTTAGCTGCTGGGTCCTCCCAGGGGTTGAAGGGAGTGTGTTAAGAACagaagaacgtttacaaatgagaggaggccccattcagcccatcttgctcgtttggttgttagtagcttatgatcccagaatcccatcaagcagattcttgaaggatcccagggtgtcagcttcaacaacattactggggagttggttccagaccctcacaattctctgtgtaaaaaagtgcctcttattttctgttctgaatgcccctttatctaatctccatttgtgacccctggtccttgtttcctttttttttaataactctaGCCTCCACGCTCCGTATTAGGGAAggtgtattgtgtgtttgtgcTTTTGTCTATCTTTTAACTATTGTTATGGTTGTTGCAACCGCAGTGATGTGTGTGTTTAAACTAGTAATTTGAAAGTGATTGTCGTTTGATTGTGCATTTAACAGACCACGGGCAGTCGTGATAGTCTATAGTTTAAAGTACCAGAGCTTGATAGCAGTTAATTACTTTACTAGAAGTGCACTTTATgtattttgctttgtgttatttccCTGTTGGGACAAGTTGTATTTGAgacttgttttgttgtttctttattttattttcacttgcaCGTTTGGATTGTGTTAAGCACCTCTTTtgatattgatttttgttttgccgTGTTATCACACTGCTACTAAGGGCTGGGCCTTTTAATTGTAATTTGACTATTGTTGCTGTATGTAGCTATTGCTGTGACATTGTGATTACTGCTATTTGAAACCATTTTTATACATTAATATCATTGCTGCTATATTAAAACCATATTCTACATTGCATTTATTGCTGCTAACTCTAGACAATTGCTGCtacatttttaatagtttttaactGGAATTGCCTTTGTGTTAATAAACTTTGTATACATTTACTTGGCTTCTGGGTTCTGTGTTTGGGAAGTGATGCTACTATTAAACTAAGTCCTTGCCCAATAGAAAAGAACCTTAATTAAGATTTTCCTTTTCTCCCTATTAAGATTGGGGAGTGGCGTAGCGGCTACAATTTAAATGTATTCCTTTAGTGACAGATGTTAATATCGGTACCACTTGTGTGTATTAGACTACTATCTTTGGCTGTGTTTTCCTTTTCTCTCACTATTTTAAATGGGTTGCATGTTTGACctgttaaagtcatcaattactAATATGGCTATTCTGATCATtttcaagattttcagttccagtggtttgatttcatacaaatcaaaactacagaagcaatgggggtgTTTAATAGTAATCTCCTCATGCCTGTGTAGTTGTACTGTATAGTTACGCTGCTTATACAGAAAGCAATCACGAGTAAAGTAAGCAGTTTCAAAATGTTTACTGTCGACAGCAAAACGGTGCACATTTATAATAGATCTTACaagtatgtatatattatatcttAATCCTAAAACTCTAGGTGATGGAACAATTTCAGGGTGTGTTAGACAATGACCCTCAAGGATAAACCAAGGCTGGGAAGCGAGTTTTGGAACAAGAAGCTGTTTAGCctatcaaggctcgtcccttctTAGCACACCATTTGTATGGGTGAAAAAACTGACAGAAGTGTTACTGCCGAAACTTAACAAACACTCAGTAACTCAGGTTTTTAATATGGAACCTCAAAACCATTAAACGGTTGCTTTCCTTTAAAATCTTTGATAAGccttgtgagtgtgtgtgatccTGTGTGGGGAGGGGGTTGGTGGGGGTTGGTCAGATTTTATACTCATGCCTTTGATGTTTGTGAGTTTAACCATTTAATGTGAAAGGTCAAGGCTGCTCAATACATTTGCATCTACTTTTAATTTACTAGTGACTTCAGGGTATGGTTTAAAacgtgaaagaaagaaagaaagaaagaaagaaagaaagaaagaaagaaagaaagatgccaTTAAACCGGGTGTTGCATTGTTTTTAGTGTGTCTGAATATTTCAGTCACTGATGACTCGTTGTACAGCTTGACAATATACAGcggtgtgcaaatgtattagaacagctcaagaTTCATgatttatatcctttatacagCAGATCACGTGATCCAAGCACAGGTTTTAACTGGAGAAGccaagagagtttttttttttttttttaatcaaaggaGTTAAGCATCCATtgcaaactcctatctgctacaGCCTCAAacctgtcctggactggagggggCACCCTTTCTCTTTGGGAGGTGAGGGGGGAAAATCATTTTCTCCCGAGtaaacaatttgtatttaaacagaCCTCTGTAGGACTGGAGCATTTACATTAATCCTCTAGCGCCAAGCAAACCTATTACAGACAGGTTACACATATTagtttttattgctttatttCTATAAGATGGCATTTGTTAAACAGGAAGAAACTTAAAAGAAACTCAAAAGGCTGCTATTCCATAGAGAGAACAGTACAGTCCATTCCATGCATAAAAAACACAAGTCTGTGAAACAAAATAGTCATAAGCAAAGCAATAAAAGATTTGTGAAAatgtagtgttttatttatttatttggcagacgcctttatccaaggtaactTACAGGGGTTACAGGATAGTACAGGGGTTACAATGCATGCTTAATATATAACGCAGTACAGtgtacagcaagtgcaaatactTACTCTAAACTATACAGTAAGTAGGTATATTTGAGTTCCGGTAGGACGGTTTCTTTTTGGCTATCGAGGAGTTTTAGCGGCAGGCTAGGATATTGTCTTCTTTGCTGATCACCCAGAGCACACCCAGGTCATATGACACATGCTTGCTGTTAACGCACATGGTCAGATCGATCCAGTCAGTGCCGGCAGGATTATCAACGCTGACCCCGTCCctgaaaaaaattaatacattataataatCTCACAATCGTGTTTGCTTCTTGTTAAAATGTCATTCCTGTGTGgtgctcttttaaaaatgtctgctctggtgcactggggtttgagatctgtcctctaaatcactgtaggaaaagcgaataaaaaaatacataacacatgctctggcttttctgtaccGTACCACATCATTAATCGTTcatgctgtgttacctgtttgacaatgtgggcaataatccttacactatcagtgcactagagcggacattttgaaaagagctttgaaacagactgtgaCAGTTATAGGTGTAAaaatttgtcaggatgttaacaatgaaaagaaaaatgacagatacatgatgtaaacagttgtaggagcacgtggggacatgtaaccccactacttactctttaaacaaaGAATGTTTTTAACAGCAAATTACATGCAAAAAGCTGGAAGACAGACACTGTGGCATGTCACTAAGCCCGAATGCATAATGCTGGTTTTATTTAAGGAGCCGGCGTGCTCACCTGCGGTACACGTTCCCGGCAGAGTTGACCCCATACACCCTGCCGTCGGTGGACACCTCGATCATGGACAGCGCTCCGGGGATGTGCTGCCACTCCTTGCTGCCCATGCAGGCCTCCGGGGTCACCCCCTTCATCACGTAGATCTGGTCAGCGGCGTTCACCCCCCAGCAGCTGTAAGGGCCACATGAGTAGTACTTGAGGGCCCCGGGAAGCAAGTTCCAAGGAACGGAGGCCTCGCCACCTAACGTGGTCACCGTGGCATCGCGATTCAGGCAGTAGATGTTGTCCTCCATGTTGACTCCGGCAATAAATTGGTTTCCTCCCGCATCAATCTGCTTCAGTTGACCTACGAGGAATGTACCAGAGTGAGAAtggctgggaggggaggggagagaaggagccAGACTGTTATAGAAGACTGAGGAGAAGTACTGTATGGCTGCTGGCAGAAgctgtataaaacaaaaatgaccaAACTTGTGGAGCAGATGTAAGCAGTTTGGTTAGAAACTTTGTGGATAATACTAGACTCGCCCTTCCTAACAAGGACCTAGTgcctacagctatggcaaaacgtTTTACATCACCACCATATAAAATTAAGTAATATTTATTCATGAAGTCAAAAGAAACCTGCaggaataatgttacgttaacatattgaattaaatactaACACTTTGTAGACTTCTTTTCCATATACAGTCCTTAATGAAAACAGTGGCAAATTgaagaaaaatgtgatattttgaaatactactgtactactattatggcatctGGTAGACTATTTGCAATgtcattctgtagtttctttgattgcatgatgttaaataaaagataaaaaaaaaatacgtttaaaaagtcttttttttttttttttaaatcatgtctcaatcctaaaattttgcTGATGGTaaactttttgccatagctgCAAAATTCAAATTCTTAATACACTTCTTAGGaaacaataaatgtatttttttattggtacTGGTTTGCGGTCAGTTCATAGTCTTCTGGGTGGATAGACTCCGTACCTTGAACTTGTTTCCAGCCTCCCCCAACCAATTTGTAGATGAGATTGTTCTTGTTGACGCCCCAGACTCCAGCGGGCCCCACGGTCACGTGTTTGAGGGCCCCTGGGAGCT
This genomic window from Acipenser ruthenus chromosome 53, fAciRut3.2 maternal haplotype, whole genome shotgun sequence contains:
- the LOC131723220 gene encoding fish-egg lectin-like isoform X2, with the translated sequence MRASLLFLPLFVGSNLALDCQVIDGRLKQIDVSNGQVFGVNSEDSIFTRYGNNWVQLPGALKHVTVGPAGVWGVNKNNLIYKLVGGGWKQVQGQLKQIDAGGNQFIAGVNMEDNIYCLNRDATVTTLGGEASVPWNLLPGALKYYSCGPYSCWGVNAADQIYVMKGVTPEACMGSKEWQHIPGALSMIEVSTDGRVYGVNSAGNVYRRDGVSVDNPAGTDWIDLTMCVNSKHVSYDLGVLWVISKEDNILACR
- the LOC131723220 gene encoding fish-egg lectin-like isoform X1 yields the protein MRASLLFLPLFVGSNLALCFPALDCQVIDGRLKQIDVSNGQVFGVNSEDSIFTRYGNNWVQLPGALKHVTVGPAGVWGVNKNNLIYKLVGGGWKQVQGQLKQIDAGGNQFIAGVNMEDNIYCLNRDATVTTLGGEASVPWNLLPGALKYYSCGPYSCWGVNAADQIYVMKGVTPEACMGSKEWQHIPGALSMIEVSTDGRVYGVNSAGNVYRRDGVSVDNPAGTDWIDLTMCVNSKHVSYDLGVLWVISKEDNILACR